In Macadamia integrifolia cultivar HAES 741 chromosome 5, SCU_Mint_v3, whole genome shotgun sequence, a single window of DNA contains:
- the LOC122079981 gene encoding D-3-phosphoglycerate dehydrogenase 1, chloroplastic-like encodes MAASSAKPFIVLRVPSDISSQSSTRSSFVTLLKPWSSISLKSSSSRSRSATQVVRNALETLESKGSLASKGSGLEASSLGTKPTILVSEKLGEAGLELLRSFGNVDCSYNLSQEDLCSKISLCDALIVRSGTKVTREVFEASKGRLKVVGRAGVGIDNVDLQVATEFGCLVVNAPTANTVAAAEHGIALLASMARNVAQADASMKEGKWQRNKYVGVSLIGKTLAVMGFGKVGSEVARRAKGLGMNVISHDPYAPADRARAIGVDLVSFDEAIATADFVSLHMPLTPVTSKIFNDEAFSKMKKGVRIINVARGGVIDEDALVRALDSGVVAQAALDVFTEEPPPKDSKLVQHENVTVTPHLGASTKEAQEGVAIEIAEAVVGALKGELSATAVNAPMVPPEVLSELSPYVVLAEKLGRMAVQLVAGGAGIKSSKVIYRSARDPDDLDTRLLRAMITKGIIEPISSTFINLVNADFTAKQKGLRISEERVVVDASPECPVDSIELRISHVESKFDSALLDNGEITVEGRVKGGMPHLTRIGSFSVDVSLEGNLILCKQLDQPGMIGRVGNILGEKNVNVNFMSVCRTAARELAIMAIGVDEEPDKETLKKIGEVPAIEEFVFLTL; translated from the exons ATGGCGGCTTCATCTGCTAAACCCTTTATCGTACTTCGTGTTCCTTCTGATATTTCCTCACAATCTTCTACGCGATCTTCGTTTGTTACTCTGTTAAAGCCTTGGTCCTCTATTTCCTTAAAGTCATCTTCTTCTCGATCCCGATCTGCGACTCAAGTAGTCAGAAATGCACTAGAAACACTAGAATCTAAAGGAAGCTTGGCGTCCAAAGGGTCAGGCCTGGAAGCTTCGTCGTTGGGGACTAAACCGACGATTCTGGTTTCCGAGAAGCTTGGGGAAGCGGGATTGGAGCTGCTCCGGAGCTTCGGAAACGTTGATTGCTCGTATAATTTGTCTCAAGAGGATCTTTGCTCCAAGATCTCCCTTTGTGATGCTTTGATCGTTAGGAGTGGGACGAAGGTGACCAGGGAAGTTTTTGAGGCTTCTAAAGGGAGGTTGAAGGTCGTTGGGAGAGCTGGTGTTGGGATCGACAATGTGGATCTGCAGGTGGCTACGGAGTTTGGTTGTCTTGTGGTTAATGCTCCCACCGCTAAtactgttgctgctgctgaGCATGGGATTGCTTTGCTTGCTTCCATGGCGAGAAATGTCGCTCAGGCTGATGCCTCCATGAAAGAGG GAAAATGGCAACGGAACAAGTATGTTGGTGTATCTCTGATTGGAAAGACATTGGCTGTAATGGGTTTTGGAAAGGTTGGATCTGAAGTTGCTAGACGTGCAAAAGGTCTTGGGATGAATGTTATTTCACATGATCCATATGCCCCAGCAGATAGAGCCCGTGCTATTGGTGTGGATCTGGTATCTTTTGATGAAGCCATTGCCACAGCAGATTTTGTCTCTCTGCATATGCCACTCACTCCTGTTACTTCAAAAATCTTCAATGATGAAGCCTTTTCAAAGATGAAGAAGGGAGTCCGCATCATTAACGTTGCCAGAGGTGGAGTTATAGATGAAGATGCACTCGTGAGAGCACTTGATAGTGGAGTTGTTGCCCAG GCAGCACTTGATGTGTTCACAGAGGAGCCTCCTCCCAAAGACAGCAAGTTGGTGCAACATGAGAATGTCACAGTTACACCTCACCTTGGAGCTAGCACAAAAGAAGCTCAG GAAGGGGTGGCTATTGAAATAGCTGAGGCTGTAGTTGGAGCATTGAAAGGGGAACTTTCTGCAACTGCAGTGAATGCTCCCATGGTCCCTCCAGAG GTTCTGTCCGAGCTGTCCCCATATGTTGTGCTGGCAGAGAAGCTTGGTAGGATGGCTGTGCAGTTAGTGGCAGGAGGTGCTGGCATCAAATCTTCCAAAGTTATATACAGATCAGCTCGAGATCCAGATGATCTTGACACCAGACTACTTCGGGCCATGATCACCAAAGGCATCATTGAGCCAATATCCAGTACTTTCATCAACCTGGTCAATGCTGACTTCACGGCAAAGCAAAAGGGCCTCCGGATCAGTGAAGAGCGGGTGGTTGTTGATGCATCCCCCGAGTGTCCTGTTGACTCAATTGAACTTCGCATATCCCATGTCGAGTCTAAATTTGATAGTGCTCTCTTGGATAATGGTGAGATAACAGTAGAAGGGAGAGTGAAGGGAGGAATGCCACACCTGACGCGCATTGGGTCATTCAGCGTTGATGTCAGTCTTGAGGGGAACCTCATACTCTGCAAGCAATTGGACCAACCTGGCATGATTGGACGAGTTGGGAACATCCTGGGTGAGAAAAATGTTAATGTGAACTTTATGAGTGTGTGTAGAACAGCAGCAAGGGAACTGGCCATAATGGCGATTGgtgtagatgaggaacctgATAAGGAGACCCTCAAGAAGATTGGAGAGGTACCGGCTATTGAAGAGTTTGTTTTCCTCACGCTGTAG